The following are from one region of the Cloacibacterium normanense genome:
- a CDS encoding DUF1801 domain-containing protein: MTSNAKTVQEYITELPEDRREAIVNLRKVISENLPKGFEEQMSYGMIGYVIPHSIYPKGYHCTPELPLPFLSIASQKNSINLYHMGIYADEKLLNWFQKEFPKHSKKKLDMGKSCMRFKKPEDIPYELIGELARKMTPQDWIEKYENAFVKK, from the coding sequence ATGACGAGTAATGCCAAAACCGTTCAAGAATACATTACAGAACTTCCCGAAGATAGGAGAGAAGCAATAGTAAATTTGAGAAAGGTTATTTCTGAAAATTTACCAAAAGGTTTCGAAGAACAAATGAGCTACGGAATGATTGGTTATGTAATTCCGCATTCTATTTATCCGAAAGGTTATCATTGTACTCCAGAATTGCCTTTGCCATTTCTTAGTATAGCTTCGCAGAAAAATTCTATCAATCTTTATCACATGGGAATTTATGCAGACGAAAAACTGTTGAATTGGTTTCAAAAAGAGTTTCCAAAACATTCTAAAAAGAAACTAGACATGGGAAAATCTTGTATGCGTTTCAAAAAACCTGAAGATATTCCTTATGAATTGATTGGTGAATTGGCTCGAAAAATGACTCCACAAGATTGGATTGAAAAGTATGAAAATGCTTTTGTAAAGAAATAA
- a CDS encoding YiiX/YebB-like N1pC/P60 family cysteine hydrolase — translation MKYNNIKNGDLVFVTAQKENLSGAINRVTQKNATENYDHIGIIEKNKNAIFVLHAAPKGGSQKESLKNFIKNQSEGNAEIYLYRLKSEFQYSIPEAIKKANSLLGKPYNFNYILNDETLYCSDFIERIFRNNHIFELKPMTFINPKTGKTDDFWLKFYQEKNLEVPEGKMGCNPNGLAGSEKLLIIRKLN, via the coding sequence TTGAAATATAACAACATAAAAAATGGTGATTTGGTTTTTGTAACGGCTCAAAAAGAGAATTTATCAGGTGCCATTAATCGTGTAACTCAAAAAAATGCCACTGAAAACTATGATCATATTGGCATTATAGAAAAGAATAAAAATGCCATTTTTGTACTTCACGCTGCTCCAAAAGGTGGTTCGCAAAAAGAAAGTCTCAAAAATTTTATCAAGAACCAATCTGAAGGAAATGCAGAAATTTATCTTTACAGGCTAAAGTCTGAGTTTCAATATTCAATTCCTGAAGCTATTAAGAAAGCCAATTCTCTGTTAGGAAAGCCTTATAATTTCAATTATATTCTCAATGATGAAACATTGTATTGCTCAGATTTTATCGAAAGAATTTTTAGAAATAATCATATCTTTGAATTAAAGCCGATGACTTTTATTAATCCTAAAACAGGAAAGACAGATGATTTTTGGTTGAAATTTTATCAAGAAAAAAACTTAGAAGTACCCGAAGGAAAAATGGGATGTAATCCTAATGGATTGGCTGGTTCTGAGAAGTTACTAATAATAAGAAAATTGAATTAA
- the ribB gene encoding 3,4-dihydroxy-2-butanone-4-phosphate synthase translates to MSEIKLNTIPEAIEDLKNGKVIIVVDDENRENEGDFLSAAELTTPEIINFMTIHGRGLICTPLPEKRCDELGLEAMVSRSTDPKETAFTVSIDLLGDGVSTGISASDRAKTILALMDEKTKPTDFMRPGHIFPLRAKTGGVLKRAGHTEAAIDLTKLAGLKEGGVICEIMNEDGTMARLPELMVLAKKLDLKIISIEDLINYQLKKGDLVNEIESRRVKTAFGEFDFHAFQEKHTDQIHFALTKGNWEIDEPVLVRVQSSSAYFDVLSRLINGENPQLEKVTNMINAEGKGALIFINNVSNAELTMRKLQQFLNYQDGQVARPTLTANFIEYGIGTQILKKLGITKFRVITQNPNQKPLVAGYGVEITEMVQM, encoded by the coding sequence ATGTCTGAAATTAAACTCAATACAATTCCTGAAGCAATAGAAGACCTTAAAAATGGTAAAGTAATCATCGTAGTAGATGATGAAAACCGCGAAAATGAGGGCGATTTTCTTTCTGCTGCCGAACTTACGACTCCAGAAATTATCAATTTTATGACCATTCATGGTCGTGGTCTTATTTGTACTCCACTTCCTGAAAAAAGATGTGACGAACTAGGTCTTGAAGCCATGGTTTCTAGAAGTACAGACCCGAAAGAAACTGCTTTTACGGTTTCTATTGATTTATTAGGAGACGGTGTTTCTACAGGTATTTCGGCTAGTGACAGAGCAAAAACTATCCTTGCTTTGATGGATGAAAAAACCAAGCCAACAGATTTTATGAGACCTGGTCACATTTTTCCGCTTCGTGCAAAAACGGGTGGCGTTCTAAAAAGAGCTGGTCATACAGAAGCTGCGATTGATTTAACCAAATTGGCTGGATTGAAAGAAGGTGGTGTCATCTGCGAAATTATGAACGAAGATGGAACCATGGCAAGATTACCAGAATTAATGGTTTTGGCTAAAAAATTAGACCTTAAAATCATTTCTATCGAAGATTTAATTAATTACCAATTGAAAAAAGGTGATTTGGTAAACGAAATAGAGTCTAGAAGAGTAAAAACGGCTTTTGGTGAGTTTGATTTCCATGCATTCCAAGAAAAACATACAGACCAGATTCACTTTGCATTAACCAAAGGAAATTGGGAAATAGATGAACCCGTTTTAGTAAGAGTTCAGTCTTCTAGCGCTTATTTTGATGTTTTAAGCAGATTGATTAACGGTGAAAATCCTCAACTGGAAAAAGTAACCAATATGATTAATGCGGAAGGAAAAGGAGCGCTTATTTTCATCAATAATGTATCTAATGCAGAACTCACGATGAGAAAATTACAACAATTCCTGAATTATCAAGACGGACAAGTTGCAAGACCTACGCTTACTGCTAATTTCATAGAATACGGAATTGGAACTCAAATTCTTAAAAAATTAGGCATCACCAAATTCCGAGTGATTACTCAAAATCCTAATCAGAAACCGCTTGTTGCTGGTTATGGTGTAGAAATTACCGAAATGGTACAGATGTAA
- a CDS encoding DUF4290 domain-containing protein, with product MEYNTQRTRLHLPEYGRNIQQLVERCKELPTKEERNEMAAAIVDFMGQRNPHLRDEENYKHKLWDHLFILAEYDLDVDAPYPFPTREELAQKPNKMEYPKLQGDYKFYGKSILQLIDKAIELEDGEEKEALIEVIANNMKKSYNVYNKEHVQDEVIFRHLKELSENRLDLTSIDSLEKSRIYYSANKNKNQKNNPKKRFNNHNKNRKR from the coding sequence ATGGAATACAATACACAAAGAACTCGTCTCCATTTACCAGAATATGGTCGTAATATTCAGCAGCTCGTAGAACGTTGCAAGGAACTTCCTACCAAAGAAGAACGCAACGAAATGGCTGCCGCAATTGTAGATTTCATGGGGCAGAGAAATCCGCACCTTCGTGACGAGGAAAATTATAAACATAAACTTTGGGATCATCTTTTTATATTAGCAGAGTATGACTTAGATGTAGATGCTCCCTATCCTTTCCCTACCAGAGAAGAATTGGCACAGAAACCCAATAAAATGGAGTACCCAAAACTTCAGGGAGATTATAAATTCTATGGAAAAAGTATCCTTCAATTGATAGACAAAGCCATAGAACTAGAAGATGGAGAAGAAAAAGAAGCTTTGATAGAAGTGATTGCGAATAACATGAAGAAATCTTATAATGTGTATAATAAAGAACACGTACAAGATGAGGTAATCTTCCGCCACTTAAAGGAACTATCAGAAAACAGATTAGACCTTACCAGTATAGATTCTCTAGAAAAAAGCAGAATTTATTACTCTGCCAACAAGAATAAAAACCAAAAAAACAACCCTAAAAAACGTTTCAACAACCATAATAAAAACCGAAAAAGATAA
- the fmt gene encoding methionyl-tRNA formyltransferase → MKNLKVVFFGTPDFAAKSLEAIHQSHHEIVGVVTVADKPSGRGQKLTESPVKKYAVENNLPVFQPEKLRNPEFLEEMRKLEADVFVVVAFRMMPKVLFEMPKLGTFNLHASLLPDYRGAAPINFAIINGEEKTGATTFFINEKIDEGNILLQEELPISPDENAGSLHDRLMEMGAKLVVKTLDGLAENSITEQPQPQVAEPKNAFKIFKEDTRIHWNQETVKVHNFIRGMSPYPCAFTTLKIGEETKGLKIYAGTFEVSEHQKMAGTLEISKNIFRIYTKDGFYQPTEVQLEGKKRMNVKDFLNGFHSFEDIKIA, encoded by the coding sequence ATGAAAAATTTAAAAGTTGTTTTTTTCGGGACGCCAGATTTTGCGGCTAAATCTTTAGAAGCGATTCATCAGTCTCATCACGAAATCGTGGGAGTAGTTACCGTTGCAGATAAACCTTCAGGTCGTGGACAAAAATTAACCGAATCTCCTGTTAAAAAATACGCTGTAGAAAATAATTTGCCTGTTTTTCAGCCAGAAAAATTGAGAAATCCAGAATTTTTGGAAGAAATGAGAAAACTAGAAGCAGATGTTTTCGTGGTGGTTGCCTTTAGAATGATGCCAAAAGTATTATTTGAAATGCCAAAATTGGGAACTTTCAATCTTCATGCAAGTTTATTACCAGATTACAGAGGTGCGGCTCCAATCAATTTTGCGATTATCAACGGCGAAGAAAAAACGGGCGCTACTACTTTCTTTATCAATGAAAAGATAGATGAAGGAAACATTCTTTTGCAAGAAGAATTGCCTATTTCCCCAGATGAAAATGCAGGAAGTTTGCATGATCGATTGATGGAAATGGGTGCAAAACTTGTAGTGAAAACATTAGATGGTTTAGCTGAAAATTCTATTACGGAACAACCTCAACCACAAGTTGCAGAACCCAAAAATGCTTTCAAAATTTTCAAAGAAGACACGAGAATTCATTGGAATCAAGAAACGGTTAAGGTTCATAATTTCATCAGAGGAATGTCGCCTTATCCTTGCGCTTTTACCACTTTGAAAATCGGTGAAGAAACAAAAGGTTTGAAGATTTATGCAGGAACTTTTGAAGTTTCAGAACATCAGAAAATGGCGGGAACTTTAGAAATTTCTAAAAATATTTTTAGAATTTATACCAAAGATGGCTTTTATCAGCCAACAGAAGTTCAGTTAGAAGGAAAAAAACGAATGAATGTGAAAGATTTCTTAAACGGATTTCACAGTTTCGAGGATATAAAAATAGCGTAG
- the murA gene encoding UDP-N-acetylglucosamine 1-carboxyvinyltransferase: MSEAFQIRGGKKLHGEITPQGAKNEALQILCAVLLTDEEVRIKNIPDIHDVNRLIEILGDFGVKITKNAHGDYTFKADQVNFDYIKSKEFKKDGAKLRGSIMILGPMLARFGEAYMPTPGGDKIGRRRLDTHFQGFVELGAEFHYDETEYFYTLKAKELRGKFILLEEASVTGTANIIMAAVLAKGKTRIYNAACEPYLQQLCRMLNRMGAKIEGIGSNLLTIEGVSHLHGTEHTMLPDMVEIGSWIGLAAMTRSEMTIKNVHWNQLGIIPNVFRKLGIQLEQSGDDIYIPEQEHYKIQKFIDGSILTVSDAPWPGFTPDLLSIVLVVATQAKGTVLIHQKMFESRLFFVDKLIDMGAQIILCDPHRATVVGLNHEFPLRGTNMTSPDIRAGNALLIAALSAEGKSIIHNIEQIDRGYENIDGRLKALGADIERIQL, from the coding sequence ATGAGTGAAGCATTTCAAATAAGAGGAGGAAAAAAATTACACGGCGAAATCACACCACAAGGTGCAAAAAATGAAGCGTTGCAAATTCTTTGTGCAGTGCTTTTAACTGACGAAGAAGTGAGAATTAAAAACATTCCAGATATTCATGATGTAAACCGTCTTATAGAAATTCTGGGAGATTTCGGGGTGAAGATTACTAAAAATGCGCACGGTGATTATACTTTCAAAGCAGATCAAGTTAACTTTGATTACATAAAATCTAAAGAATTTAAAAAAGACGGTGCCAAATTACGTGGCTCTATTATGATTCTTGGGCCTATGCTTGCTAGATTTGGCGAAGCGTATATGCCAACTCCGGGTGGTGACAAAATTGGAAGAAGAAGATTAGACACTCACTTTCAAGGATTTGTAGAACTCGGAGCAGAATTTCATTATGACGAAACGGAATATTTCTATACTTTAAAGGCCAAAGAACTTCGTGGTAAATTTATTTTATTAGAAGAAGCTTCTGTAACGGGAACTGCCAATATCATTATGGCTGCAGTTTTAGCCAAAGGAAAAACCAGAATTTACAATGCAGCGTGCGAACCTTACCTTCAGCAATTATGCAGAATGCTCAATAGAATGGGCGCAAAAATTGAAGGAATTGGTTCTAACTTATTAACCATAGAAGGCGTTTCTCATCTTCATGGAACAGAGCACACTATGCTTCCAGACATGGTAGAAATTGGTTCTTGGATTGGTCTTGCAGCAATGACACGTTCTGAAATGACCATTAAAAATGTACATTGGAACCAATTAGGAATCATTCCAAATGTTTTCAGAAAATTAGGAATTCAATTGGAACAAAGCGGTGATGACATCTACATTCCAGAACAAGAACATTATAAAATTCAAAAATTTATTGACGGTTCTATTTTGACGGTTTCAGACGCACCTTGGCCAGGATTTACACCAGATTTATTGTCTATCGTTTTGGTAGTGGCTACTCAAGCCAAAGGAACAGTATTGATTCACCAAAAAATGTTTGAATCGAGATTATTCTTTGTAGATAAATTAATTGATATGGGCGCTCAGATTATTCTGTGTGATCCTCACAGAGCAACTGTAGTAGGTCTTAACCATGAATTCCCATTGCGTGGAACCAATATGACTTCGCCAGATATTAGAGCAGGGAACGCACTTCTTATCGCGGCACTTTCTGCAGAAGGAAAATCAATTATTCATAACATTGAGCAAATTGACAGAGGTTATGAAAACATCGATGGAAGACTAAAAGCTCTAGGAGCAGATATCGAAAGAATTCAATTATAA
- a CDS encoding pyridoxal phosphate-dependent aminotransferase, giving the protein MPKISNRAVSMPASPIRKLVPYALAAKAKGTKVYHLNIGQPDIETPKTALDALKNIDLKVLEYALSEGNLDYRKQLEKYYHSIGFKDLTTDNFIVTNGGSEALNFALSVVCDNGDEVIIPEPYYANYNGFTNAIGVKVVAIPSSIDTSFALPKIEEFEKKITEKTKAILICNPGNPTGYLYTREELQKLAEIALKHDIVIISDEVYREYVYDGEKQISMLEFPELKENCIIIDSESKRYSMCGVRIGFLVIRSKTLHDAAMKFAQARLSPVLIGQILATAAHDNDAEYIQSVREEYTKRRNLLVELLNEVPGVKCPTPKGAFYCVAELPVEDADDFAQWLLEHFSDNGETVMVAPASGFYSVPELGKKQVRIAYVLKEEDLRRSVELIKIALEQYKK; this is encoded by the coding sequence ATGCCTAAAATATCAAACAGAGCAGTAAGTATGCCTGCTTCGCCCATCAGAAAATTAGTTCCTTATGCATTGGCTGCAAAAGCTAAAGGTACTAAAGTTTACCACCTAAATATCGGGCAACCAGATATTGAAACGCCTAAAACTGCTTTAGACGCACTTAAAAATATCGACTTAAAAGTTCTAGAATACGCACTTTCTGAAGGAAATTTAGACTACAGAAAACAACTAGAAAAATATTATCATTCTATTGGTTTTAAAGATCTTACTACAGATAATTTCATCGTTACCAATGGTGGTTCAGAAGCGTTGAATTTCGCACTTTCTGTAGTTTGTGACAACGGAGACGAAGTCATCATTCCAGAACCATATTATGCTAATTACAATGGTTTTACCAATGCAATCGGTGTAAAAGTAGTGGCGATACCTTCTTCAATTGACACAAGTTTTGCCCTGCCAAAAATTGAAGAATTTGAGAAAAAAATCACCGAAAAAACCAAAGCAATTCTCATCTGTAATCCCGGAAATCCTACAGGTTATCTTTATACGAGAGAAGAATTACAAAAATTAGCCGAAATTGCTCTTAAACACGATATTGTGATTATTTCTGATGAAGTTTACAGAGAATATGTTTATGATGGAGAAAAGCAAATTTCTATGTTAGAGTTTCCAGAACTGAAAGAAAATTGCATCATCATCGATTCAGAATCAAAAAGATATTCGATGTGTGGCGTTAGAATTGGTTTTTTAGTAATTCGTTCTAAAACGCTTCATGATGCTGCCATGAAATTTGCTCAGGCAAGACTTTCTCCAGTGCTTATTGGTCAGATTTTAGCAACAGCAGCGCATGATAATGACGCAGAATACATTCAATCTGTTCGCGAAGAATATACCAAACGTAGAAATCTTTTGGTAGAATTATTAAACGAAGTTCCTGGTGTGAAATGCCCAACTCCAAAAGGTGCATTTTACTGTGTAGCAGAACTACCGGTAGAAGATGCAGATGATTTTGCACAGTGGTTGCTCGAACATTTTTCTGACAATGGCGAAACCGTAATGGTAGCACCAGCTTCAGGTTTTTATTCGGTTCCAGAACTTGGTAAAAAGCAAGTAAGAATTGCTTATGTTCTAAAAGAAGAAGACTTGCGAAGAAGCGTAGAATTAATCAAAATCGCTTTAGAGCAATACAAAAAATAA
- a CDS encoding OmpA family protein yields MKLGLLTLLLSFPSLFLAQDNKENSVYPNTFTSGSAKVSKFDNKAKRYNDWAITLGGGTSIMHHGDLTSLNQDGKNFGWNAYVGLAKQVSDKFGFELQYQTGKTKQTGRIVTRPSYGLGVATTRYNQVSLLGDVNFSNFFRRTDNKSSFRWSLHGYAGIGLQGYEFERDDDKPLSTLPNGNTIDENYQKFKQSFGIDSFFYKGGAGVKYNLSRRIDIDTRVMYIISGDDEFDGGGETADGVYNQIKKNFSDNMIVANVGVTIKLGKHNTHLSWYDAQNEALRKIVALDSRSVEPIICERGDADKDGVCDDWDRELDTPLGARVDGAGKALDMDLDGVIDLNDACVTVPGLAKNKGCPYLVDETLEIIEEINRFEGIEFELNKDVIRVQSYAKLDNAAEIIKKLNSTVKFYVIGGTDTRASDSYNFNLSERRAKAVKNYLVSKGVNPDILITEGRGEKDLKYPECNPATKCPEWKNEANRRVYFKAAQ; encoded by the coding sequence ATGAAATTAGGTTTATTAACACTATTGTTATCTTTTCCTAGCTTATTCTTAGCTCAAGATAACAAGGAAAATAGTGTGTATCCCAACACGTTCACCTCTGGCTCTGCTAAAGTGTCAAAATTTGACAACAAAGCTAAAAGGTATAATGATTGGGCAATCACTTTAGGAGGTGGTACATCTATTATGCACCACGGCGATTTAACTTCTCTCAACCAAGATGGAAAAAATTTCGGATGGAATGCTTATGTAGGGCTTGCAAAACAAGTGAGTGATAAGTTTGGTTTTGAACTACAATACCAAACTGGTAAAACTAAGCAAACTGGTAGAATTGTAACGAGACCTTCTTATGGTTTAGGTGTTGCTACTACGAGATACAATCAAGTAAGTTTATTAGGAGACGTAAATTTTTCTAATTTTTTTAGAAGAACAGACAATAAATCATCTTTTAGATGGTCTCTACATGGTTATGCAGGTATTGGTTTACAAGGTTATGAATTCGAAAGAGATGATGACAAACCTTTGTCTACATTGCCAAACGGAAATACGATAGATGAAAATTATCAAAAGTTTAAGCAGTCCTTTGGAATAGATTCATTCTTTTATAAAGGAGGAGCTGGCGTAAAATATAATCTTTCTAGAAGAATTGATATTGATACTAGAGTTATGTATATCATTTCTGGTGATGATGAATTCGATGGAGGTGGTGAGACCGCTGATGGTGTTTACAATCAAATTAAGAAAAATTTCTCGGATAACATGATTGTAGCAAATGTAGGGGTGACTATAAAATTAGGAAAGCATAATACCCATTTATCTTGGTATGATGCCCAAAATGAAGCGCTTAGAAAAATAGTTGCTCTAGATAGTAGATCAGTAGAACCTATTATTTGTGAAAGAGGAGATGCTGATAAAGATGGCGTTTGTGATGATTGGGATCGTGAGTTAGATACACCACTTGGAGCTAGAGTAGATGGTGCAGGTAAAGCACTAGATATGGACTTAGATGGAGTAATAGATTTAAACGATGCTTGTGTAACAGTTCCAGGTCTTGCTAAAAATAAAGGATGTCCTTACTTAGTTGACGAAACTTTAGAAATTATTGAAGAAATTAATAGATTTGAAGGAATTGAATTTGAATTGAATAAAGACGTAATCAGAGTTCAGTCTTATGCTAAGTTAGACAATGCTGCAGAAATTATTAAAAAGCTAAATTCTACAGTTAAGTTCTATGTAATAGGTGGTACTGATACTAGAGCATCAGATAGCTACAACTTCAACTTATCTGAAAGAAGAGCAAAAGCAGTGAAGAATTATTTAGTTAGTAAAGGGGTAAATCCAGACATTCTTATTACAGAAGGTAGAGGTGAAAAAGACCTTAAATATCCAGAATGTAACCCTGCTACTAAGTGTCCAGAATGGAAAAATGAAGCCAACAGAAGAGTTTATTTCAAAGCGGCTCAATAA
- the murB gene encoding UDP-N-acetylmuramate dehydrogenase, whose translation MKIQENISLKNYNTFGVEAKAHYFAEVHDLHELKYATKFAKINHFKILFLGGGSNLLFTQDFDGLVIKLNLKGISEEILDENHVLVSAKAGENWHEFVLFTLSKNYGGLENLSLIPGNVGTCPIQNIGAYGTEIKDHFVSCKALNLETSEIEELSLEDCKFGYRDSIFKTSAKGKYVIVEVTFKLTTQNHHIKTEYGAISTELKNLGIENPTIQEVSKAVINIRQSKLPNPAEIGNAGSFFKNPSIPLAQFENLKEKFSEIQGYANGDWVKVPAGWLIENAGWKGKQIGNVASHKLQALVIINATGNASGKEIYDFSTQIIDSVKEKYGIELEREVNIL comes from the coding sequence ATGAAAATTCAAGAAAATATCTCTTTAAAGAATTACAATACTTTTGGTGTAGAAGCAAAAGCGCATTATTTTGCCGAAGTACATGATTTACACGAGCTAAAATATGCTACAAAATTTGCCAAAATCAATCATTTTAAAATCCTTTTTTTAGGCGGCGGTAGTAATTTGCTCTTTACCCAAGATTTTGACGGATTGGTGATTAAATTAAATTTAAAAGGGATTTCCGAAGAAATTTTAGACGAAAATCACGTGCTCGTTTCTGCAAAAGCAGGTGAAAACTGGCATGAATTTGTACTGTTTACGCTTTCTAAAAATTATGGTGGATTAGAAAATCTTTCGCTCATTCCGGGAAATGTGGGAACTTGTCCTATTCAGAATATTGGTGCTTATGGAACAGAAATCAAAGACCATTTCGTTTCTTGCAAAGCTCTAAATTTAGAAACTTCAGAAATTGAGGAATTATCTTTGGAAGATTGCAAATTTGGTTACAGAGATTCTATCTTTAAAACTTCTGCCAAAGGAAAATATGTAATTGTAGAAGTCACGTTTAAACTGACTACCCAAAACCATCACATCAAAACAGAATATGGAGCAATTTCTACAGAATTAAAAAATTTAGGAATTGAAAATCCTACTATTCAAGAGGTTTCTAAAGCGGTTATCAATATCAGACAAAGCAAACTGCCTAATCCTGCCGAAATTGGAAACGCTGGAAGTTTTTTCAAAAATCCAAGTATTCCTTTAGCTCAATTTGAAAATTTAAAGGAAAAATTTTCTGAAATTCAAGGATATGCAAATGGTGATTGGGTAAAAGTTCCTGCGGGTTGGCTCATAGAAAATGCAGGCTGGAAAGGCAAACAAATAGGAAATGTCGCTTCTCATAAATTACAAGCTTTGGTCATCATTAATGCCACTGGAAACGCATCAGGAAAAGAAATTTACGATTTCTCTACCCAGATTATTGACTCTGTTAAAGAAAAATACGGAATAGAACTAGAAAGAGAAGTGAATATTTTATAG
- a CDS encoding OmpA family protein — MKINFATFTLAMLLPLSVTAQQNDNFYVGDQNKPFTQKDKKFNDWSISAGFGVPLIQSGDLTSIKNGAGKNLFGYSAYLSIDKAITHAFGLNLQYDLGETKQGLAKIDEGTVANNVGAKTKYQSISLIGDINFSNLLRRVDNHSPYRWALHGYAGIGALSYKAYRQDEGSSSAPLITDNGFSVGSLFGQAGAGVKFKVNRRIDIEGRVMYVVTGDDSFDGGGNYLGSEDLGYNGYDSPVNLREDQVSDNFFNATLGISLKLGKHQSHLMWHDPLQEIYYKLDVLDNKNVDVEVCKKGDTDNDGVCDDWDRQLDTPVGARVDGAGVALDADLDGVIDLNDKCVTVPGPVENNGCPKVVAVDKSKLATDIELALRDVLFNFNKATVRPESNSKLDLAAQIIKSSQGGTYLLIGHTDKKGSDAYNLALSRARAAEVVKELEKRGVNPSQIKSKGVGESEAKVAESASDEARLQDRKVEVRYVLDSEWNSIPKNDIPTKLIIKK; from the coding sequence ATGAAAATAAATTTTGCAACTTTCACATTAGCAATGCTTTTGCCTTTGTCAGTTACAGCACAACAAAATGATAACTTTTATGTAGGAGACCAAAATAAACCTTTTACACAAAAAGATAAAAAATTTAATGATTGGTCAATCTCTGCGGGTTTTGGAGTTCCATTAATTCAATCAGGAGATTTAACTTCAATAAAAAATGGAGCAGGTAAAAACCTATTTGGCTACTCTGCATATTTAAGTATAGATAAAGCTATTACCCATGCCTTTGGTTTAAACCTTCAATATGACTTAGGAGAAACTAAGCAAGGGTTAGCCAAGATAGATGAAGGTACAGTCGCTAATAATGTAGGTGCTAAAACTAAATATCAATCGATATCTTTAATCGGAGATATTAACTTCTCTAATTTACTAAGAAGAGTAGATAATCATTCTCCTTACAGATGGGCGTTACATGGTTATGCAGGTATTGGTGCTTTATCTTATAAAGCATACAGACAAGATGAAGGTTCTTCTTCTGCACCATTAATTACTGATAATGGATTTTCAGTAGGTTCACTTTTCGGACAAGCTGGAGCTGGTGTTAAATTTAAAGTAAATAGAAGAATTGATATCGAAGGTAGAGTAATGTACGTAGTAACTGGAGATGATTCTTTTGATGGTGGTGGTAACTATCTAGGAAGCGAAGACCTAGGATATAATGGTTATGATAGTCCTGTAAACTTAAGAGAAGATCAAGTTTCTGATAATTTCTTTAATGCAACTTTAGGTATTTCCTTAAAACTAGGAAAACACCAATCACACTTAATGTGGCATGATCCATTACAAGAAATTTATTATAAACTAGATGTTTTAGATAATAAAAATGTAGATGTAGAAGTTTGTAAAAAAGGTGATACTGATAACGATGGAGTTTGTGATGATTGGGATAGACAATTAGACACTCCAGTTGGAGCAAGAGTAGATGGAGCTGGTGTAGCATTAGATGCAGATTTAGACGGAGTAATAGACTTAAATGATAAATGCGTTACCGTTCCTGGCCCTGTAGAAAATAATGGTTGTCCTAAAGTAGTAGCAGTTGATAAAAGTAAATTAGCTACAGATATAGAACTTGCATTAAGAGATGTTTTGTTTAATTTTAATAAAGCTACTGTAAGACCAGAATCAAATTCTAAACTAGATTTAGCTGCTCAGATTATCAAAAGTTCTCAAGGTGGTACTTATTTATTAATCGGTCATACAGATAAAAAAGGTTCAGATGCTTATAATTTAGCACTTTCTAGAGCTAGAGCTGCAGAAGTAGTGAAAGAATTAGAAAAAAGAGGAGTAAACCCATCTCAAATTAAATCAAAAGGAGTGGGAGAATCTGAAGCTAAAGTAGCAGAATCAGCATCTGATGAAGCAAGATTACAAGACAGAAAAGTAGAAGTAAGATATGTTTTAGATTCTGAATGGAATTCTATCCCAAAAAATGATATTCCTACTAAATTAATTATTAAAAAATAA
- a CDS encoding thiol-disulfide oxidoreductase DCC family protein, producing MIDQNKFYLFYDGDCGFCNFWVHWILKNDFKDQFLFASLQGKFGQEFLKQRGLEQKNLNTIYLWKPEKYYLNKSNAAITIAEKLGGIYSLASIFRIIPRFLRDWVYDCIARNRHRLIKNSCAILTPEQQKKFID from the coding sequence TTGATAGACCAAAATAAATTTTACCTCTTTTACGACGGAGACTGTGGTTTCTGCAATTTTTGGGTACATTGGATTTTAAAAAACGACTTCAAAGACCAATTCCTATTTGCTTCATTACAAGGAAAATTTGGACAAGAATTTCTAAAACAAAGAGGTTTAGAACAAAAAAACCTCAACACTATTTATCTTTGGAAGCCAGAAAAATATTATCTCAATAAATCTAATGCAGCCATCACCATTGCCGAAAAATTAGGTGGAATATACTCATTAGCATCAATTTTTAGAATCATTCCTAGATTTTTGAGAGATTGGGTTTATGATTGTATTGCAAGAAATCGCCATCGATTGATAAAGAATTCTTGCGCAATACTCACTCCTGAACAACAGAAAAAATTCATAGACTAA